The Candidatus Delongbacteria bacterium genome has a window encoding:
- a CDS encoding S8 family serine peptidase: MKQHVLLVAGLALLATAANALDNRSLKPRFQLPRGQFLELTNPADVYVDHVRVKFRETSRVRLRDGAPVSLEGEDLSPVKAFLARHPELRLLRRWTLSEEVVDAYVARGEERSGLDLADLNNWYSLELKGDNRDPQGLLKELLALELVETCHYHPRPAEATCGPDVAPPTPDYSSLQGYRDPAPVGVGIDHAWSLDPAYGNGIPSYDIQDVEQSWCVGHEDIDSDFTVYDTQATEGNHGLAVVSIMGACDNGFGITGLVPEARFSGRSWQSDSGSFPDVSNTLLSTGQWLDPGEMYLIEIHAHGPGQGTTCTCNCDQFEYVAMEYWQDNFDVIQANTANGRICVEAAGNGSMDLDGISYNGAFNRSLRDSGALLVGAADSPLPHNASCWTNHGSRVDFFGWGDGVCAAGYGASFDQDGCTQDYTQFFSGTSSATPIVAGAAASLALILRNQSGEFPTPLALRSMLQGYGTPQGPVDSHKEIGVMPNLGGIDGNNLLPATPAGWHGPLVPANSIGAHLPANLLPSPTYNALRLNWFYDALAGSTGGAHARLWRDDAEQMVVSTPDTEAGQFGDRNVSHTDVRGGRHYLRMALDVYDVVEEVWEGDNSYTESFCWDAVPLADGVPATFSRGPRPNPQGSVEQALDGYSNGGNFTGWWEAFGVVSSVNTDYDLQLFDEAPTSTSGWTDPVASSQQSLYTDFVGCNNNTGADADWVGVINQSDGSDAYTLEGQGSSYVGVPPSTTSTMASGELAVGEVLDIFEFQAVNTNSITFELTVTDGMATPALFVYPASTTLFSRATAALSLLPSGGNGGVGGVFTPATPGYHALVVCKNLRSEGLHSATYTLTWGPARGDLTHATPAGWSGSLVPRVSSGTVGQLPSLLLPGTTVLDVGYANLGPGTVSAGFNQRFTVDGVTVETSADLAALAAGASAQRTAVSPGTLKGGRHEIGSLLDCNNEKAESPPGGETNNRAYVQHVWSATSLAAHTPQSHSSAPNFENRDNPFYSSQPGANQDGYRFTVNGWTGVAALPAVANAGTCVYGYTYASNNSTTGFLNPAVSSLSPEGSLCLVMFNGHQSGENQGRNVGVANSQPWPVQPPSGTYTIQAAPAQGLLEELVPLSGTLAGSTSTGGQILHVYELDLAARERCSLSLDNQSGVRLGLAVFPPGAACLDNDDALLTANPGQAGADASGSFVASLAGRYGVAVYRCEWDDLGPAAAYTLMRGQREPAQPLIAQFTPVDFENGHAVMHLEITPVIVDVNGNPLVVDAYKLYVDDDPWLGSPQVATMTTTSMDLYFHNIGMPTRAFLRVTAVDENGVVLADSRPELPLPAQASAAPTGWVVPHTGSQAVEDEHR, encoded by the coding sequence ATGAAACAGCATGTGTTGCTGGTGGCGGGACTGGCTCTGCTGGCCACGGCGGCGAACGCCCTGGACAACCGGTCCCTCAAGCCGCGTTTCCAGTTGCCCCGGGGCCAGTTCCTGGAGCTGACGAACCCGGCCGACGTCTACGTGGACCACGTGCGCGTGAAGTTCCGTGAGACGTCCCGGGTGCGGTTGCGCGACGGTGCGCCGGTCTCGCTGGAGGGCGAGGATCTCTCCCCCGTCAAGGCCTTTCTGGCCCGCCACCCGGAACTGCGTCTGCTGCGGCGCTGGACCCTCTCCGAGGAGGTGGTGGATGCTTATGTGGCCCGGGGCGAGGAGCGCTCCGGCCTGGATCTGGCGGACCTCAACAACTGGTACTCGCTGGAGCTGAAGGGGGACAACCGCGACCCCCAGGGCCTGCTCAAGGAGCTGCTGGCCCTGGAGCTGGTGGAAACCTGCCATTACCATCCGCGCCCGGCGGAGGCCACCTGCGGGCCGGACGTGGCGCCGCCCACGCCCGACTACAGCAGCCTGCAGGGCTACCGGGATCCTGCGCCCGTGGGCGTGGGCATCGACCATGCCTGGAGTCTGGATCCCGCCTACGGCAACGGCATCCCCAGCTACGACATCCAGGACGTGGAGCAATCCTGGTGCGTGGGCCACGAGGACATCGACAGCGACTTCACGGTCTACGACACCCAGGCCACCGAAGGGAACCACGGCCTGGCGGTGGTCTCCATCATGGGCGCCTGCGACAACGGCTTCGGCATCACCGGGTTGGTTCCCGAGGCCCGCTTCTCCGGCCGCAGTTGGCAATCCGACAGCGGCAGCTTCCCGGATGTCTCCAACACCCTGCTGAGCACCGGCCAGTGGCTGGACCCGGGCGAGATGTACCTGATCGAGATCCACGCCCACGGCCCGGGCCAAGGCACCACCTGCACCTGCAACTGCGACCAGTTCGAATACGTCGCCATGGAGTACTGGCAGGACAACTTCGACGTGATCCAGGCCAACACGGCCAACGGGCGCATCTGCGTGGAAGCGGCGGGCAACGGCAGCATGGACCTGGATGGGATCAGCTACAACGGCGCCTTCAACCGCTCCCTGCGCGACTCCGGCGCCCTGCTGGTGGGGGCCGCCGACAGCCCCCTGCCGCACAACGCCTCCTGCTGGACCAACCACGGCAGCCGGGTGGACTTCTTTGGCTGGGGTGATGGTGTCTGCGCCGCCGGGTATGGCGCATCCTTCGACCAGGATGGCTGCACCCAGGACTACACCCAATTCTTCAGCGGCACCTCCAGCGCCACGCCCATCGTGGCGGGGGCGGCGGCGAGCCTGGCTCTCATCCTGCGCAATCAGTCCGGCGAGTTTCCCACTCCCCTCGCGCTGCGCTCCATGCTGCAAGGGTATGGCACCCCGCAAGGGCCGGTGGATTCCCACAAGGAGATCGGCGTGATGCCCAACCTGGGTGGAATCGACGGCAACAACCTGCTTCCCGCCACCCCAGCGGGCTGGCACGGGCCCTTGGTGCCGGCCAACAGCATCGGCGCCCACCTCCCGGCGAACCTGCTGCCATCCCCAACCTACAACGCCCTGCGCCTCAACTGGTTTTATGACGCCCTGGCCGGAAGCACGGGCGGCGCCCACGCCCGCTTGTGGCGGGACGATGCCGAGCAGATGGTGGTCAGCACCCCCGATACGGAGGCCGGACAATTCGGTGACCGCAATGTCAGCCACACGGATGTGCGGGGCGGCCGCCACTATCTGCGCATGGCGCTGGACGTGTACGACGTGGTGGAGGAAGTCTGGGAAGGCGACAACAGCTACACGGAGTCCTTCTGCTGGGACGCGGTCCCGCTGGCCGACGGCGTGCCCGCCACCTTTTCTCGGGGGCCGCGCCCCAATCCGCAGGGATCCGTGGAGCAGGCCCTGGATGGGTACAGCAACGGCGGCAACTTCACCGGCTGGTGGGAGGCGTTCGGAGTCGTCTCCAGCGTGAACACGGACTACGACCTGCAGCTCTTCGACGAAGCGCCCACGTCCACCAGCGGCTGGACGGATCCCGTGGCCAGCTCCCAGCAGTCCCTGTACACGGACTTCGTAGGCTGCAACAACAACACGGGCGCCGACGCCGACTGGGTGGGGGTGATCAACCAGAGCGACGGCTCCGATGCCTACACGCTGGAAGGGCAGGGGTCGAGCTATGTGGGCGTGCCACCCTCCACCACCTCCACCATGGCCAGCGGTGAGCTGGCGGTGGGCGAGGTGCTGGACATCTTCGAGTTCCAGGCCGTCAACACCAATTCCATCACCTTCGAACTGACCGTGACGGATGGCATGGCCACGCCGGCCCTCTTTGTCTATCCTGCCTCCACGACGCTTTTCTCCCGTGCCACGGCGGCCCTGAGTCTGCTGCCCTCAGGGGGGAACGGAGGGGTGGGCGGCGTGTTCACTCCCGCGACACCCGGGTATCACGCCCTGGTGGTGTGCAAGAACCTGCGCTCGGAAGGACTCCACTCCGCCACGTACACCCTGACCTGGGGCCCCGCCCGGGGCGACCTGACCCACGCCACCCCCGCCGGCTGGAGCGGCTCCCTGGTCCCCCGCGTCTCTAGCGGCACCGTGGGCCAGCTGCCGTCCCTCCTTCTGCCCGGCACCACCGTGCTGGACGTGGGCTACGCCAACCTCGGCCCCGGCACCGTCTCCGCGGGCTTCAACCAGCGCTTCACTGTGGACGGCGTGACCGTGGAGACCAGCGCGGATCTTGCCGCCCTGGCCGCCGGGGCCTCCGCCCAGCGCACGGCCGTCTCACCGGGAACGCTAAAGGGCGGCCGCCACGAGATCGGCTCCCTGCTGGACTGCAACAACGAGAAGGCAGAGTCCCCGCCTGGCGGCGAGACCAACAACCGCGCCTACGTCCAGCATGTGTGGAGCGCGACGTCGCTGGCAGCCCACACGCCCCAGTCGCACAGCTCGGCGCCCAACTTCGAGAACCGCGACAACCCGTTCTACTCAAGTCAGCCCGGTGCCAACCAGGACGGTTACCGCTTCACCGTGAACGGCTGGACGGGCGTGGCCGCGCTGCCCGCCGTCGCCAACGCCGGCACCTGTGTTTACGGCTACACCTACGCCAGCAACAACTCCACCACGGGCTTCCTCAACCCGGCAGTCAGCTCGCTGAGTCCGGAGGGAAGTCTCTGCCTGGTGATGTTCAACGGCCACCAGAGCGGCGAGAATCAGGGCCGCAACGTGGGCGTGGCCAATTCCCAACCCTGGCCCGTTCAACCACCCAGCGGGACCTACACCATCCAGGCCGCGCCCGCACAGGGACTGCTGGAGGAGCTGGTCCCCCTCTCCGGCACGCTGGCCGGCAGCACGAGTACGGGGGGCCAGATCCTCCACGTCTACGAACTGGACCTGGCGGCGCGCGAACGCTGCTCCCTGAGCCTGGACAACCAGAGCGGCGTGCGGCTGGGCCTGGCGGTCTTTCCTCCCGGCGCGGCCTGCCTGGACAACGACGACGCGCTGCTCACCGCCAACCCTGGCCAGGCCGGCGCGGATGCGAGCGGGAGCTTCGTCGCATCGCTGGCCGGCCGCTACGGCGTGGCCGTCTACCGCTGCGAGTGGGACGACCTGGGTCCGGCGGCCGCCTACACCCTGATGCGCGGCCAGCGCGAGCCCGCCCAGCCGCTCATCGCCCAGTTCACGCCCGTGGACTTCGAGAACGGCCACGCCGTCATGCACCTGGAAATCACCCCCGTCATTGTGGATGTGAACGGCAATCCCCTCGTCGTGGACGCCTACAAGCTCTACGTGGACGACGACCCGTGGCTGGGCTCGCCCCAGGTGGCCACCATGACGACCACCAGCATGGACCTCTACTTCCACAACATCGGCATGCCCACCCGGGCCTTCCTGCGGGTCACCGCCGTGGACGAGAATGGCGTCGTGCTGGCGGACAGCCGGCCGGAGCTGCCGCTTCCCGCCCAGGCCAGCGCCGCCCCCACCGGGTGGGTGGTTCCGCACACCGGCAGCCAGGCCGTGGAAGACGAGCATCGATGA
- the dnaG gene encoding DNA primase produces MGRIPESVIQQVLDAVDIVDLVSEYLTLKRAGAHFKGLCPFHQEKTPSFTVNPSLRLYKCFGCGKGGNAIGFLMESEGLSFPQAARRLAERAGIYVPDQDEREPEARTLEDRLQTVNRTALEWFRRNLQLQVRQPGPLAAYLAKRGLGGEAQERFQLGWAPDEWRALLEYLGTLGLGEELAVQSGVSLRAETGRVYDRYRGRLIFPIRNVSGTVIGFGGRVIDAAPDQPKYINSPETLLYHKGRTLYGLYENKNEIRRERTAVLVEGYLDLIGLWEGGIRNAAATLGTALTGEQALLLKRFADRVIFLYDGDSAGQEAMARGAASLIGAGLDLRVCRLPAGQDPDDFVRGAGAPAMKELLAEAQDYFRYRIEHFRQRQDQATPTEFREFVQNLAGAAGLVEDLLHKSQLFQRIARASGIPVHEVERLAAEQTRRATQTCESPVEEDGAALRLERGSLSRDQRRELLLFELFMRSRESRELIAESLDLDELHHPLLREAFRQALAAFTDEEGGLDSWAHSSSNRHIRELALAALTEAPRAGDVEEAGDLLRRLEEARVQGRMEEIRRQLRAGNLAEDLMEDLKREFADLLQRKHEA; encoded by the coding sequence GTGGGACGCATCCCCGAAAGCGTGATCCAGCAGGTGCTGGACGCCGTCGACATCGTCGATCTGGTCTCCGAGTACCTGACGCTGAAGCGCGCCGGCGCCCACTTCAAGGGTCTCTGTCCCTTCCATCAGGAGAAGACCCCCTCCTTCACGGTCAATCCCTCCCTGCGCCTCTACAAGTGCTTCGGCTGCGGCAAGGGCGGCAACGCCATCGGCTTCCTGATGGAGAGCGAGGGCCTGTCCTTTCCCCAGGCCGCCCGGCGGCTGGCGGAGCGGGCAGGTATTTACGTGCCGGACCAGGATGAGCGCGAGCCCGAGGCCCGGACGCTGGAAGACCGCCTGCAGACCGTCAATCGGACGGCGCTGGAGTGGTTCCGGCGCAACCTGCAGCTCCAGGTGCGGCAGCCCGGACCCCTGGCCGCCTACCTGGCCAAACGCGGGCTGGGCGGCGAGGCTCAGGAACGCTTTCAGCTGGGCTGGGCCCCGGACGAGTGGCGCGCCCTGCTGGAATATCTGGGCACGCTGGGGCTGGGCGAGGAGCTGGCCGTGCAGTCCGGCGTCAGCCTGCGCGCAGAGACCGGCCGCGTCTACGACCGCTACCGGGGCCGACTGATCTTTCCCATCCGCAACGTCAGCGGCACGGTGATCGGGTTTGGCGGTCGGGTGATCGACGCGGCGCCCGACCAGCCCAAGTACATCAACAGCCCCGAGACCCTGTTGTATCACAAGGGGCGCACGCTCTACGGACTTTACGAGAACAAGAACGAGATCCGCCGGGAGCGCACGGCCGTCCTGGTGGAGGGGTATCTGGACCTGATCGGGCTCTGGGAGGGCGGGATCCGCAACGCCGCGGCCACGCTGGGCACGGCGCTCACCGGCGAGCAGGCTCTCCTGCTCAAGCGCTTCGCCGACCGCGTGATCTTCCTCTACGACGGCGATTCCGCCGGCCAGGAGGCCATGGCTCGCGGCGCGGCCAGCCTGATCGGCGCGGGGCTGGACCTGCGGGTCTGCCGTCTGCCCGCCGGACAGGATCCCGACGACTTCGTGCGCGGTGCCGGCGCACCCGCCATGAAGGAGCTCCTGGCCGAGGCGCAGGATTACTTCCGCTACCGCATCGAGCACTTCCGTCAGCGCCAGGACCAGGCCACACCGACGGAGTTCCGCGAGTTCGTGCAGAACCTGGCCGGCGCCGCCGGGCTGGTGGAGGACCTGCTGCACAAGTCCCAGCTCTTCCAGCGCATCGCCCGGGCCAGCGGCATTCCAGTCCACGAGGTGGAGCGCCTGGCCGCCGAGCAGACCCGCCGCGCCACCCAGACCTGCGAGAGCCCGGTGGAGGAGGACGGCGCGGCCCTGCGCCTGGAACGCGGCAGCCTGAGTCGCGACCAGCGGCGCGAGCTGCTGCTTTTTGAACTTTTCATGCGCTCCCGGGAGTCGCGCGAACTCATCGCGGAGAGCCTGGACCTGGACGAGTTGCATCATCCGCTGCTGCGCGAGGCCTTCCGCCAGGCTCTGGCCGCCTTCACGGACGAGGAGGGCGGGCTGGACAGCTGGGCGCACTCCAGCAGCAACCGGCACATCCGCGAATTGGCTCTGGCGGCCTTGACCGAAGCGCCGCGCGCCGGGGACGTGGAGGAGGCGGGGGACCTGTTGCGCCGGCTGGAGGAGGCCCGGGTGCAGGGGCGGATGGAGGAGATCCGGCGCCAGCTGCGGGCGGGGAATCTGGCGGAGGATCTGATGGAGGATCTGAAGCGGGAATTCGCGGATCTGCTGCAGCGCAAGCACGAGGCCTGA
- a CDS encoding response regulator, whose translation MRRVFLVSRDPAVLRQAGDLIMTGHLVESSLGGAETVARLREQPVDLLLLDPDPADMSTAELLRQLEEAGCLPPWAVLCPGGDERLAAAWVRRGALDVLPRTGHWMHTLPDDVERLLTLGDSQQQLQAGRRQRREAQLQRDLMLDGVAGLLLLVDAEGAVAGCNEAARRCGLQPGRLLPGPEAGVGDWRPPATLLRTGLTVRREQELNGLLYEAHWTLQGRLAVCLALEKGPHQREEQRRRRLENRRLLAQKLDSLNELASHLAHDISNQLLVIMGYSDMLRERLAEDASASQWTQSIRKAAEGVSQHIRRLISFTRGRGGQFSALDFHALVGQVAERLRPEHPLVHFRLRLEARTYRIWGDAGRLEDALHNICLNACEAMPRGGTMQLITSNLIPEGSTRDRTGLPPTHLQLLVRDTGAGMSEEVLERIFDPFFTTRKKEGGAGLGLSSAWSCIRGHRGSIDAESRPGSGSQIRILLPLSHGETHAESGAEGLGGHVLVVDDDEVVRGVVQSILRSLGCQVTSFSGAPEALAWVDAQSPHLDLALLDLRMPRMNGWELLQELRRRDPRLRALIMTAWADDLVSGQVDPAVVLGVLRKPFELEELHTHVLGALAAIQAERLGDEGGG comes from the coding sequence GTGCGCCGCGTGTTCCTCGTCAGCCGTGACCCCGCCGTGCTGCGCCAGGCCGGGGATCTGATCATGACCGGCCACCTGGTGGAGAGCAGCCTGGGCGGTGCGGAGACCGTCGCCCGCCTGCGCGAGCAACCTGTCGACCTGCTGCTGCTGGATCCCGATCCCGCCGACATGAGCACGGCCGAACTGCTCCGCCAACTGGAGGAGGCCGGCTGTCTGCCGCCGTGGGCCGTTCTCTGCCCGGGCGGCGACGAGCGCCTGGCCGCGGCTTGGGTGCGGCGCGGCGCCCTGGACGTGCTGCCCCGGACGGGTCACTGGATGCACACGCTGCCCGACGACGTGGAGCGTCTGCTGACTCTGGGCGACAGCCAGCAACAGTTGCAGGCGGGGCGGCGGCAGCGCCGGGAGGCGCAGCTGCAGCGCGACCTGATGCTGGACGGCGTGGCCGGATTGCTGCTGCTGGTGGACGCGGAAGGCGCGGTGGCGGGCTGCAACGAGGCGGCCCGGCGCTGCGGCCTGCAGCCCGGACGGCTGCTGCCCGGGCCGGAGGCGGGGGTGGGGGATTGGCGGCCGCCCGCCACGCTGCTGCGGACGGGACTGACCGTGCGCCGCGAGCAGGAGTTGAACGGCCTGCTCTACGAGGCCCACTGGACGCTGCAGGGCCGGCTGGCCGTCTGCCTGGCGCTGGAGAAGGGGCCGCATCAGCGCGAGGAGCAGCGCCGCCGCCGGTTGGAGAATCGCCGGCTGCTGGCCCAGAAACTCGACAGCTTGAACGAGCTGGCCAGCCACCTGGCCCACGACATCAGCAACCAACTCCTGGTGATCATGGGCTACTCGGACATGCTGCGCGAGCGGCTGGCCGAGGACGCCTCCGCCAGCCAGTGGACGCAGTCCATCCGCAAGGCCGCCGAGGGCGTCAGTCAGCACATCCGCCGGCTGATCAGTTTCACGCGCGGCCGGGGCGGCCAGTTCAGCGCGCTGGACTTCCACGCGCTGGTGGGCCAGGTGGCGGAACGCCTGCGGCCCGAGCATCCGCTGGTCCACTTCCGCCTGCGGCTGGAGGCCCGCACCTACCGCATCTGGGGCGACGCCGGCCGCCTGGAGGACGCGCTGCACAACATCTGCCTCAACGCCTGCGAGGCCATGCCGCGCGGCGGCACCATGCAGCTCATCACCAGCAACCTGATTCCCGAGGGCAGCACGCGGGATCGCACCGGGCTGCCGCCCACGCACCTGCAGCTGCTGGTGCGCGACACCGGGGCGGGGATGAGCGAGGAGGTGCTGGAGCGGATCTTCGACCCCTTCTTCACCACGCGCAAGAAGGAGGGCGGCGCCGGACTGGGGCTCTCCAGCGCGTGGAGCTGCATCCGCGGGCATCGCGGCAGCATCGACGCCGAGAGCCGACCGGGCAGCGGCAGCCAGATCCGCATCCTGCTGCCCCTAAGCCACGGGGAGACCCACGCCGAGTCCGGGGCCGAGGGGCTGGGCGGGCACGTGCTGGTGGTGGACGACGACGAGGTGGTGCGCGGCGTGGTGCAGAGCATCCTGCGTTCGCTGGGCTGTCAGGTGACCTCGTTCTCCGGCGCGCCGGAGGCGCTGGCCTGGGTGGACGCGCAGTCCCCGCACCTGGACCTGGCCCTGTTGGACCTGCGCATGCCGCGCATGAACGGCTGGGAGCTGCTGCAGGAGCTGCGGCGGCGGGATCCGCGGCTGCGGGCGCTGATCATGACGGCCTGGGCCGATGACCTCGTCTCCGGCCAGGTGGATCCGGCCGTGGTGCTGGGCGTGCTGCGCAAGCCCTTTGAGCTGGAAGAGTTGCACACCCACGTGCTGGGCGCGCTGGCGGCCATCCAGGCGGAGCGGCTGGGGGACGAGGGCGGCGGCTGA
- a CDS encoding Smr/MutS family protein, whose translation MSPESPTNEVRRPGRRPFRSRSRREGVRPAAELIPAATRQVLELDRLLEWVAEGAVTTEAASRLREGRPHEDEEALREDLACLAEMLDLLERGTAPALGALAEGEAPLRRLQESPDWLEGEELRALSGLLELSGELAGAAADPHAPRLSLWRGGLAEFRRELADILRAIGEDGSLLDGASPELRRLRRLYGSEEQRMRKELERVEQDWRARGLLGDTGLGWREGRPVLPVNSGALGRVQGLVVDQSQSGRTFFVEPAACLEIRTRLSRTEVEIRQEEVRILRGLSEALRARGEELSASWEILLELDHLKARARWGRGLEARVPEISAGVELVIVQGRHPLLARHLAVVPLDLRLGEAGGDRVLLISGPNAGGKTVAMKTAGLFALLPRLGLPLPCGEGTKIPLLATVLTDIGDQQSIENDLSTYSSHLARMKVILEHGPLPGLFLVDELGSGTDPEEGSAVAVSFLERMLLSPGLTVVSTHLGQLKAFAHDRPGLQNACMSFDEERIVPTFRLVQGVPGSSYALEILQRMGMPRVLLDRARHHMGSEQKNLARLIGDLQSRVATAERERQAAEAGRIKLDSLVARYEEKLKAAQKEARELKHQAVSEAAQIVKGASRLVENTVREIRQGVAAKETVQAGRHRIAERLEVLQKSEQQLAPRPVAPQELGVLKVGDRVRLRDLESPAIVRRVEKGGERLQVEAGILKLSVERGRVLEVLPPEDRRERERRGGVSIHTSDPGLRLDLRGRSADEALVELDAYVDDCLVSGLPFATILHGKGTGVLRQVVQDHLRGNPRVLSYRDGQPEEGGDGVTILKLDV comes from the coding sequence ATGAGCCCGGAATCCCCCACCAACGAGGTGCGCCGGCCCGGCCGCCGCCCCTTCCGCAGCCGCTCCCGCCGGGAGGGCGTGCGGCCTGCGGCGGAATTGATCCCCGCGGCCACGCGGCAGGTGCTGGAACTCGACCGCCTGCTCGAGTGGGTGGCCGAGGGCGCGGTGACCACGGAGGCCGCCAGCCGGCTGCGCGAGGGCCGGCCGCACGAGGACGAGGAGGCCCTGCGCGAGGATCTGGCCTGTCTGGCCGAGATGCTGGACCTGCTGGAACGGGGCACGGCCCCCGCGCTGGGCGCCCTGGCCGAGGGCGAGGCGCCGCTGCGCCGGCTGCAGGAAAGCCCGGATTGGCTGGAAGGGGAGGAGCTGCGCGCGCTGTCCGGGTTGCTGGAGCTGTCTGGCGAGCTGGCGGGCGCCGCGGCGGACCCCCACGCGCCGCGGCTCTCCCTGTGGCGCGGCGGGCTGGCGGAGTTTCGCCGCGAGCTGGCGGACATCCTGCGCGCCATCGGCGAGGACGGCAGCCTGCTGGACGGCGCCTCGCCGGAACTGCGCCGCCTGCGCCGGCTCTACGGCTCCGAAGAACAGCGCATGCGCAAGGAGCTGGAGCGCGTGGAGCAGGACTGGCGCGCTCGCGGCCTGCTGGGCGACACGGGGCTGGGCTGGCGCGAGGGCCGGCCCGTGCTGCCCGTCAACTCGGGCGCTCTGGGCCGCGTGCAGGGCCTGGTGGTGGACCAGAGCCAGAGCGGCCGCACCTTCTTCGTGGAGCCCGCCGCCTGCCTGGAGATCCGCACCCGGCTGAGCCGCACGGAGGTGGAGATCCGCCAGGAGGAGGTGCGCATCCTGCGCGGCCTCTCCGAGGCTTTGCGCGCCCGGGGCGAGGAACTGTCCGCCAGTTGGGAGATCCTGCTCGAGCTGGATCATCTGAAGGCCCGGGCCCGCTGGGGACGCGGGCTGGAGGCGCGGGTGCCGGAGATCTCGGCCGGTGTGGAGCTGGTCATCGTCCAGGGCCGGCATCCGCTGTTGGCCCGGCATCTGGCCGTGGTGCCGCTGGACCTCCGGCTGGGCGAGGCGGGCGGCGACCGCGTGCTGCTGATCTCAGGCCCCAACGCCGGCGGCAAGACCGTGGCCATGAAGACCGCCGGGCTGTTCGCGCTGCTGCCCCGGCTGGGGCTGCCCCTGCCTTGCGGCGAGGGGACGAAGATTCCGCTGCTGGCCACGGTGTTGACCGACATCGGCGACCAGCAGTCCATCGAGAACGACCTCTCCACCTATTCCAGCCACCTGGCCCGGATGAAAGTGATCCTCGAGCATGGGCCGCTGCCTGGCCTTTTCCTGGTGGACGAGCTGGGCTCGGGCACGGACCCGGAGGAGGGCAGCGCCGTGGCCGTGTCCTTCCTGGAGCGCATGCTGCTCAGTCCCGGCCTGACCGTGGTGAGCACGCACCTGGGCCAGCTCAAGGCCTTCGCCCACGACCGACCCGGCCTCCAGAACGCCTGCATGAGTTTCGACGAGGAGCGCATCGTGCCGACCTTCCGGCTGGTGCAGGGCGTGCCGGGCTCCAGTTACGCGCTGGAGATCCTGCAGCGGATGGGCATGCCGCGCGTCCTCCTGGATCGGGCCCGCCACCACATGGGCAGCGAACAGAAGAACCTTGCTCGGCTGATCGGCGACCTGCAGTCGCGCGTGGCCACGGCCGAGCGCGAGCGCCAGGCCGCGGAGGCGGGCCGGATCAAGCTGGACTCGCTGGTGGCGCGCTACGAGGAGAAGCTCAAGGCCGCCCAGAAGGAGGCCCGGGAGCTGAAGCACCAGGCCGTCTCGGAGGCCGCGCAGATCGTCAAGGGCGCCAGCCGGCTGGTGGAGAACACGGTGCGCGAGATCCGCCAGGGCGTGGCCGCCAAGGAGACGGTCCAGGCCGGCCGACACCGCATCGCCGAGCGGTTGGAGGTTCTGCAGAAGAGCGAGCAGCAGCTGGCTCCGCGTCCCGTGGCCCCGCAGGAGCTGGGCGTGTTGAAGGTGGGGGACCGGGTGCGGCTGCGCGACCTGGAGTCGCCGGCCATCGTGCGGCGCGTGGAGAAGGGCGGCGAGCGCCTGCAGGTGGAGGCCGGGATCCTCAAGCTCTCCGTGGAGCGCGGGCGCGTGCTGGAGGTGCTGCCCCCCGAGGACCGCCGGGAGCGCGAGCGCCGGGGCGGCGTGAGCATCCACACCAGCGACCCCGGGCTGCGGCTGGACCTGCGCGGCCGCAGCGCCGACGAGGCGCTGGTGGAGCTGGACGCCTACGTGGACGACTGCCTGGTGAGCGGCCTGCCCTTCGCCACCATCCTGCACGGCAAGGGCACGGGTGTGCTGCGGCAGGTGGTGCAGGATCATCTGCGCGGCAATCCGCGCGTGCTCAGCTACCGCGACGGCCAGCCCGAGGAGGGCGGCGACGGCGTCACCATCCTCAAACTCGACGTCTGA